DNA from Chryseomicrobium sp. FSL W7-1435:
AATTGTTTCAAGACGGTTCTGATAATATTCGACTCCCATTTCTGCAAGGGAAGTGGATACAAATGAATCGTCTGTTTTTGAAACCTGTTTTTGTTGATTCATAGAAGCGATTGTAAAGCTGGCAGTGAGCATCAATAACAAAACTACAAGAACCAAAGTGAGTAACAAAGTGTAGCCTTTTTGATTAAGATAATTCGTCATGATTTCTCACTCCATTCATGGAATATAATTACTATTAGTATATCAAAAGAGATAGGTCTATAGGTATGATATTCTGGAATGTAAAAATAACGATTTTACATAATGAGAAATTTAGTCCAAAGACCTAAAAAAGCTAAGCGAAGTCGCTTAGCTAGTCAGTAGTTAATTTTGATAATGTTGTATTTAATACATAATAAGTTGATTTTCCATCCTTGAATTCAGCAGTTAAGCTCAAATGCACAGGCAAAAGAATTCTTCCCCCATTTGAATAACTTGCAATACTCAAAGTAGCTTCTTCTTGATTGATTATATTATTTTCAATAGTGGGCGAGACATTATAAAGTTGATAAGTGACTCCAGGGCGTTTTGGAATTCTAATTTCACCATCATCTTTAGAGTTAATCACTAATTGGCCAGCCTCAATTTTTAGATCTATAATTGTGCTTCTTGTATGAGTAGATTGTAATGTCGACAAAATCACATTCGCTTCCTGTTGTAAGGACTGTGTAGTAACGGCATAGCTATTGGAATCGATAGTCTGAAAAAAGACTCTCCAAATCAAAATAGTCAAAAATCCTATAATGACAATGACTGCAAGAAGCTCAACAAGTGTAATTCCTTTTTGGTTTTTCATCTTGTCATCCTCCGGTCACTGTAACTGGTAGATTATCAGATGTAAGGTAGCCATAATTTGTTGCACGGATAGATTCTTTTTCCACAACATAAATTGTTACTTCAAATAAGTCTAATCCGTCAACTTCGTTATCATCTACTAGATAATAAATTTGATAACCACCAGACAAAGGTGTTGTCTCAGTGGCGACATAAAAGTCTTGAGTCGGTTTGTTATTGTCTGGAAATAACTTATTGAAAGTTTCATTGCTACTTACAAGGTTAAATTGTGGGGGTGGATTAGCTCCATCTATTTCCCAGCCTTTTGCTCTTACAAGCGCATCTTTCGCAACTGCTACCGAGTCGAGACTCTCCTCATTCACTTCATTCGTCCTGAACATATTCGGAAAAACACTTAATGCGATGGATAACACAACAGCTAAAAGTACAACAGATGCTAAAACCTCCACTAATGTAAATCCTTTACAATTCAGAAAATTTCTAAACACCTCTTGCACCCCCCTATGGTACCCTTTATACTTTCATCATAACAGAGGATTCAAAAGAATGAAACAAAGGAAATATCTGTCGTAAAGATTTCATAAATAAGGTAAATAGTTGTATTCAAAGTTACATCTATTACGTTACAATGAGATTAATAAGATAATTCTATGATGTAAGGCCTATAGAGAGTAGTAGGTAAATCTAGCGGGGGAGTGAATCAATTTGAGGAAAGTAATTGCAGGTTTAATTAGTATTGGCCTACTCGCTTTACTTTTTTCTCCTTTTGTATTAGCAAATGAACATACGCATACATTAGGTGGGAAAGTAGCTCCTTCAACAGATGAGGAAGAAGTGACGGCTTGGATTGCAACAGAGATTGATGTATGGAAAGCATCAGCGGTCGAGCAGTTAAATGCAACGAATTCTTCATTAGAAGTGACAGCAGATGATTTTGTTTTTGATATCGCGCAATCGGTTGACCAATTTGTTAGTAAAGCAAATGTGCCGTGGTATGCATTTTGGAAAAGCGATCAAGAAGTCCATCAACCACTTGTGGTAACAATCAGTGAGCGACTTACTTCTGCAATCGATGCAGATCCAGCGTTTGATCGAGTCAAAACTATAGAAGATCTTCGCTTAAAAGCAAGTGTATTGAGTGATGAATCGATTCAACTGGTCGCAAGCGATATTTCGGTTGCGGATATGGAACGAGTTGGGTTCGTAA
Protein-coding regions in this window:
- a CDS encoding type II secretion system protein, with protein sequence MKNQKGITLVELLAVIVIIGFLTILIWRVFFQTIDSNSYAVTTQSLQQEANVILSTLQSTHTRSTIIDLKIEAGQLVINSKDDGEIRIPKRPGVTYQLYNVSPTIENNIINQEEATLSIASYSNGGRILLPVHLSLTAEFKDGKSTYYVLNTTLSKLTTD
- a CDS encoding type II secretion system protein translates to MFRNFLNCKGFTLVEVLASVVLLAVVLSIALSVFPNMFRTNEVNEESLDSVAVAKDALVRAKGWEIDGANPPPQFNLVSSNETFNKLFPDNNKPTQDFYVATETTPLSGGYQIYYLVDDNEVDGLDLFEVTIYVVEKESIRATNYGYLTSDNLPVTVTGG